The Mangrovibacterium diazotrophicum DNA window CGACAGCGGTAAACATGCCGTGACCCATTACAAATTGATTGAAGAACTGGGGTATGTCAGTCTGGTTCAATGTCAGTTGGAGACTGGCCGCACGCATCAGATTCGCGTTCACATGAAATATATCGGCCACCCGCTGTTTAACGACGACACTTACGGAGGCGATAAAGTTCTTTGGGGAACGACGTTCTCGAAATACAAACAGTTTGTTGCCAACTGTTTTAAGATTCTTCCGCGACAGGCACTACATGCGAAAACGCTCGGCTTTGTTCATCCGACGACTGGTGAAGAGATGCTGTTCGAATCAGAATTGGCCCAAGACATGCAAGATGCCATTACCAAATGGCGCGATTACATCGCCAATCGCGAAATCGGCGAATAACGGTTAGATTTACCATTTCTTCATTTACGATTTACGATTCGGGGCTGTTGAGTGTCTTTGCCTTCTCGTGTTGTAGCGCGAGCAAAATAATTAAACTAAATAGTTATATTTTTCGTCATTGGCGGGCGGACAATGCCAATTATTGATGATATTTGAGTTTTCAAAAATTGAACTCAAAATGAAGAAAAATATAGCTGTTGTTTATGGTGGCGACTCTTCGGAGTACATTGTTTCAGTGCAGAGTGGTAAAAACGTCTATTCCTCAATCGATCCGGAAATCTTCAATCCATGGATGGTCGAGATGAAAAACTCTGAATGGTCGGTGATGCTCGAAGGGCAGAAAATTGCCGATGTGGATAAAGGATCGTTTAGTTTTTCCTTCGGTGGGAAAACCGTCAAATTCGATTACGCTTATATTATCATTCACGGAACACCGGGCGAGGACGGCATTTTGCAAGGCTATTTCGACCTGTTGAAAATTCCATATTCAACATGTGGCGTTCACTCTTCTTCACTCACTTTCAATAAATATTTTTGCAGCAACTACCTGCGCAATTTCGATATCCCGATGGCGAAATCGGTTCGCATGATGAAAGGAACTGCGATTGATGCCGAACAGTTGGTTTCAAAATTAAATCTTCCGGTTTTTGTAAAGCCGAATGCAGGCGGTTCCAGTTTTGGAGTTACCAAGGTGAAGACTATCGACGAATTGCAACCGGCCATTGAACGTGCCTGGATTGAAAGCGATGAAGCCTTGGTGGAAGAATTTGTGGAAGGTGCTGAGTTCACTTGTGGATTGGTAAAATTGAAAAACGAAACCTTCATTTTCCCGGTAACCGAAGTACTGCCGAAAAAGGAATTCTTCGATTTTGAAGCAAAATACACAGCTGGGATGACGGATGAAATTACTCCGGCCCGCATTTCGGCGGAACTCACGAATGACATTCAGCAATTGGCGTCGCGTATTTACGACTTGTGCAACTGTAAAGGAATTGTTCGTGTGGATTTCATCCTGCGCGACGGGAAGTTCTATTTCCTGGAAGTAAACACGACACCGGGCATGACCGCAACCAGTTTTATTCCGCAGCAGATTGCTGCAATGGGGCGTGAATTGAAGGAGATGCTGACACTCATTATCTTAGATAGTATCGGTTAAAAATTAACATTGAAAATAGAAAAAGAGGGGCTGATAAGGCTCCTTTTTTTATACCTTTAAAATTCGTTTCGCTAAATTTTTCCGGGCGAAATAGGTATTGACAATCAACCAGTTTACACAATTTTTCGATGGCAGTAGAGCGTAAAAATACAAGAGGGAATAACAATATAAGCGCAACAATTGAGCAAATCAATGCTCAGTACGGCAAGCTTCCGCCGCAGGCAATAGATGTGGAAGAAGCGGTATTGGGTGCTCTGATGTTGGAACGTGATGCCTATGTAAGTGTAGCTGATATTATTGATACGGGCAGTTTTTACAAAGACGAGCACAAAAAGATTTTCGAGGCTATCAAATATCTTTCGACCCACGAAAAACCGGTCGACTTGTTGATGGTGACCCAGGAAATGAAAAACCGCGAGCAGCTGGATGAAGTTGGCGGTCCGCTCTACATTACTCAATTGACGAGTCGTGTGGCCTCGGCTGCGCACATCGAATTTCACGCCCGTATCATTGCGCAGAAATTTATTCAGCGCGAATTGATTCGTGTTTCATCTGAAATCCAAACAAAAGCATACGACGCCAATATCGACGTTGACGATTTGATCGACTTCTCGGAAACCGCCCTGTTTAAGGTGGCTGAGGGGAATATCAAGAAAGAAACCTTGCCGATTAAGCCCATTCTGAAGGAAGCTGCGATCATGATTGAGGAAGCTTCAAAACGGGAGGACGGTTTGAGTGGTACGCCAACTGGTTTTACCGCTTTGGACCGAATGACTTCGGGCTGGCAGAAGACCGACTTGGTGATTATCGCGGCCCGTCCGGCGATGGGTAAAACGGCCTTCGTGTTATCGATGGCCCGGAATATGGCGGTTGATCACCGTGCTCCGGTAGCGATATTCTCTCTGGAGATGGCGTCGGTTCAGTTGGTGAACCGTTTGATTGCGGCCGAAACCGAGTTGGGCTCTGAAAAGATTAAAACCGGTAGGTTGGCGCAGTGGGAGTGGGAAAACTTCAACCGCAAATTGAAAGTGTTGGAAGATGCGCCGATGTTTATCGACGATACGCCCGCTCTTTCAATTTTCGAATTCCGAGCGAAATGCCGCCGTTTGAAAATGCAACACAATATTGGCGTGGTGATTGTCGACTACTTGCAGCTGATGACCGCCGGTGACATGGGGCGCGGTAGCCGTGAACAGGAGGTGAGTATGATTTCCCGTTCGTTGAAGGCGATCGCCAAAGAGCTGGACGTTCCAATCCTGGCACTTTCACAGTTGAG harbors:
- a CDS encoding D-alanine--D-alanine ligase, translating into MKKNIAVVYGGDSSEYIVSVQSGKNVYSSIDPEIFNPWMVEMKNSEWSVMLEGQKIADVDKGSFSFSFGGKTVKFDYAYIIIHGTPGEDGILQGYFDLLKIPYSTCGVHSSSLTFNKYFCSNYLRNFDIPMAKSVRMMKGTAIDAEQLVSKLNLPVFVKPNAGGSSFGVTKVKTIDELQPAIERAWIESDEALVEEFVEGAEFTCGLVKLKNETFIFPVTEVLPKKEFFDFEAKYTAGMTDEITPARISAELTNDIQQLASRIYDLCNCKGIVRVDFILRDGKFYFLEVNTTPGMTATSFIPQQIAAMGRELKEMLTLIILDSIG
- the dnaB gene encoding replicative DNA helicase, with amino-acid sequence MAVERKNTRGNNNISATIEQINAQYGKLPPQAIDVEEAVLGALMLERDAYVSVADIIDTGSFYKDEHKKIFEAIKYLSTHEKPVDLLMVTQEMKNREQLDEVGGPLYITQLTSRVASAAHIEFHARIIAQKFIQRELIRVSSEIQTKAYDANIDVDDLIDFSETALFKVAEGNIKKETLPIKPILKEAAIMIEEASKREDGLSGTPTGFTALDRMTSGWQKTDLVIIAARPAMGKTAFVLSMARNMAVDHRAPVAIFSLEMASVQLVNRLIAAETELGSEKIKTGRLAQWEWENFNRKLKVLEDAPMFIDDTPALSIFEFRAKCRRLKMQHNIGVVIVDYLQLMTAGDMGRGSREQEVSMISRSLKAIAKELDVPILALSQLSRAVESREGKRPQLSDLRESGAIEQDADLVCFIHRPEYYGITEDENGNSLIGVAEIIIAKHRNGSVGDVQLAFKKAQVKFCDLESTIPEEIGGGNFGQTFSSKMNSDSGGFGMPANTGFETENSMNYGKPNADDAPF